TGTGCCATCGAGCGCCGCCCGTATCCCCCCGGCCAGCACGGCCAGGGCCGCGTGAAGTTCTCTGGTTACGGCGTGCAGCTGCGCGAGAAGCAGAAGGTCAAGCGCATGTACGGCCTGCTGGAGAACCAGTTCCGCGGCTACTACCACCGCGCGTCCGCCGCCAAGGGCAAGACGGGTGAGAACCTCCTGCAGCAGCTGGAGCTCCGCCTGGACAACGTGGTGTTCCGCATGGGCTTCGCGGACACGCGCAACGAGGCGCGCCAGCTGGTGCGTCACGGTCACTTCCAGGTGAACGGCCGCAAGGTCAACATCCCCTCGTTCTCCATCAAGCCGGGCACGGCCGTCGAGGTGGTGGAGAAGAGCCGCAAGGTGCTCCGCATCTCGGAGGCGCTGGAGACGGTCGACCGTCGTGGCGTTCCGCAGTGGATCGACCTGGACAAGAAGTCGTTCAAGGGCACGGTTCGCACGGTCCCCAACCGCGAGGACCTGACCATGCCCATCCAGGAGCAGCTCATCGTCGAGCTGTACTCGAAGTAATCCTCCACGCCAGGTGCAGTCTGGCACCTGGAAGTGGAACCCAGCGCCCTGGCCGACGAGGCCGGGGCGTCGTGCTTTATCGCAGTCCCCTACGTGGCCATCCTCCCGCCGTGCTGGTGGGTAAGTCGGTGGTGGCGCACGTCTCGAGGAGTCGTACACCATGGCTGATACGTTCGTTGCGAAGAACTGGCGTGACCTCATCAAGCCGCGCCGGATGGAAGTGGACCAGGACAGCCTGACGCCCACCTACGGCAAGTTCGTCGCGGAGCCGCTCGAGCGCGGTTTCGGCACGACGCTGGGCAACTCGCTGCGCCGGGTGCTCCTGTCGTCGCTGCAGGGCGCGGCGATCACCTCCGTGAAGATCGAGGGTGTGGACCACGAGTTCACCACCATCGCCGAAGTGTCCGAGGACGTCACGGACGTTGTGCTGAACCTGAAGGAAGTCCTCCTTCGGATGCACACGAACGAGACGAAGACGCTGCGCATCGAGGCGGAGGGCCCCAAGGAGGTCAAGGCGGGTGACATCATCGCCGACGCCGACGTGGAGATCCTCAACCCCGGTCACCACATCTGCACCATCTCCGAGGGTGGCAAGCTCCGCATGGAGCTGACGTGCCGCCGCGGCCGTGGCTACGTGCCGGCCAACTCGAACAAGGTGGCGGGTGCGCCCATCGGCACCATCCCCATCGACTCGCTGTTCTCGCCCACGCGCAAGGTGAACTACCAGGTCACCAACGCCCGCGTCGGTCAGGTCACCGACTTCGACAAGCTGTCGCTCGAGGTCTGGACGGACGGCTCGGTGTCTCCGCAGGACGCGGTGGCGTACGCGGCGAAGATCATCAAGGAGCAGCTGACCGTGTTCGTGAACTTCGACGAGACCGAGGAGCCGGTCATCGCCGAGGCGCCGAAGGAAGAGGCGAAGCTCAACGAGAACCTGTTCCGCTCGGTGGATGAGCTGGAGCTGTCGGTGCGCTCCGCCAACTGCCTGCAGCAGGCGAACATCAAGACCATCGGCGACCTGGTGCAGCGCACCGAGGCCGAGATGCTCAAGACGAAGAACTTCGGCCGCAAGTCGCTCAAGGAGATCAAGGAGATCCTGGCGGAGATGGGCCTGTCGCTCGGCATGAAGCTGGAGAACTGGCCGCCGAAGCAGGCGCCGGCTCCCGCGGCTCCCAAGGCGTAAGTCTTTCGCGGTATGTGGTACTTTCCCCGCGCGCCCGCGACATGGCGGTAGGCGGCGCGCGGAGGGAAGGAGCCCGGTGAAGTCCTCCGGGCTCGACGAGCAGTGGTGGACCCCGTGTCGGGTCCACCCTTCCCACCCGGTACCTGATACGGCCGGAGTGGCGGGCTCCCACGGGAGCCCGGAGCACGACGATGCGTCATAGGGTAGGACAGAGGAAGCTGCACCGCAGCACGAGCCACCGTCTCGCGATGCTGAACAACATGGTCACCTCGCTGCTCGAGCACCAGGCCATCCGCACCACGCTGCCCAAGGCCAAGGAGGCCCGGAAGCTGGCGGAGCGCATCATCACGCTGGGTAAGCGTGGTGGGCTCTCCAACGTGCGCCTGGCGGCCCGGACCGTGAAGGACCGTGACGTGCTGAAGAAGGTCTTCAGCGAGTACAAGGATCGCTACGCCAAGCGTCCCGGCGGCTACACCCGCATCATTCGTCTCGGCTTCCGCCGGGGTGACGCTGCGGAGATGGCCCTGCTGGAGCTGGTGGACCGGCCCGAGAAGAAGGCCGCTCCCGCCGCCGAGGCTCCTGCGTCCACCGAGGAAACCAAGGCCGAGTAACGGCTTGCCAACCGCGCCCCTTCGCGAGGAGGGGCCGGAGGCTACGCGAGGGCGCTCTTCCCGCTGGGGAGGGCGCCCTTCGCTATTGCGGAGCCCCTGGGGGACCGTGGGGCTACTTCTTGGGGCCCAGCAGGCGCTTCCACTCGTTGCGCAGGTCCTCGGTGAGGTTCGCGCTGTCGTCGTGGCTGCGCATCTCCAGCGTCTCGAAGCGCAGGTCCGCGGGGGCCGCGCCGCTGGTGCCCATGAGCTGCTTGGGCGTGATCGTCATGAACTCCCCCGCGCCCACGGACGCCACCGCCGCGCGGTACTGGCCGTTGACGATGAGGGTGACGTCCTTCCACGCCTCCTTGCTCTCGTTCCAGATGGTGATGGAGGGCCGGTCCAGCTTGTCGCTGAGCACCAGGCGCGCGTCCATGTCACCCGTCTGCATGGAGCTGCCAGGGCAGGCGATGGCGAAGCTGGCCGCCGTCATCACCAGCCACCCGGCGACGATGGAGGCCTTGTACTTGAAGAACCGGTCGCGCTGACTGAAGTCGGCCGCGAACTCCTTGAGGACGGAGAGCGCGTTGAGGGCCTGGTTGGAGGCCTCGCCCGCGAGCCGCTTGCCCAGCGGCCCATCCTGCTTCGACTTCTCCAGCGGCGCGGTGCGCGCGGCGGACATCACACGCATGCCCGGGCTCGTCGGCGTGCGCGGCATGCCCGGATTCGTCGGAGTGCGCGGCTGAGT
The genomic region above belongs to Myxococcus guangdongensis and contains:
- the rpsD gene encoding 30S ribosomal protein S4: MARYTASACRICRRENLKMYLKGDRCYTDKCAIERRPYPPGQHGQGRVKFSGYGVQLREKQKVKRMYGLLENQFRGYYHRASAAKGKTGENLLQQLELRLDNVVFRMGFADTRNEARQLVRHGHFQVNGRKVNIPSFSIKPGTAVEVVEKSRKVLRISEALETVDRRGVPQWIDLDKKSFKGTVRTVPNREDLTMPIQEQLIVELYSK
- a CDS encoding DNA-directed RNA polymerase subunit alpha, giving the protein MADTFVAKNWRDLIKPRRMEVDQDSLTPTYGKFVAEPLERGFGTTLGNSLRRVLLSSLQGAAITSVKIEGVDHEFTTIAEVSEDVTDVVLNLKEVLLRMHTNETKTLRIEAEGPKEVKAGDIIADADVEILNPGHHICTISEGGKLRMELTCRRGRGYVPANSNKVAGAPIGTIPIDSLFSPTRKVNYQVTNARVGQVTDFDKLSLEVWTDGSVSPQDAVAYAAKIIKEQLTVFVNFDETEEPVIAEAPKEEAKLNENLFRSVDELELSVRSANCLQQANIKTIGDLVQRTEAEMLKTKNFGRKSLKEIKEILAEMGLSLGMKLENWPPKQAPAPAAPKA
- the rplQ gene encoding 50S ribosomal protein L17, which encodes MRHRVGQRKLHRSTSHRLAMLNNMVTSLLEHQAIRTTLPKAKEARKLAERIITLGKRGGLSNVRLAARTVKDRDVLKKVFSEYKDRYAKRPGGYTRIIRLGFRRGDAAEMALLELVDRPEKKAAPAAEAPASTEETKAE